The Paenibacillus sp. G2S3 region TTAAGCTTTCTGATTGAAAGGGAAGCTACACTCCCAATGGCGCTTAAGGAAGTCTTGTCGGCACTTCAAGTTACGGCAAGTACCGTGAAGGGGCTAGAGGAAAAAGGCTTTATCGAAATCAGCGAAATTGAAGTCTATCGCGACCCTTATCAAGGACGTGATTTTAAGCCCACTACGCCTCTACCGCTTACAGCAGAGCAAGAGATTGTATACACTCGTATTTCACGAACGCTAGAAGAGCAGCTTCATGAAGTATTTCTGTTACATGGCGTTACGGGAAGCGGGAAGACAGAAATCTATTTGCAATGTATCAAACGTTGTTTGGATCAGGGTAGACAGGCTGTAGTGCTCGTCCCAGAAATCGCATTAACACCACAGATGGTGGAGCGTTTTAAAGGGCGTTTTGGAAGTGGTGTCGCGGTAATGCATAGCCGATTATCTGTTGGTGAGCGTTACGATGAGTGGCGCAAAATCCGTGAAGGTAAGGCTACGGTAGCCGTTGGTGCCCGATCAGCGGTGTTTGCTCCGTTCTCTAACCTAGGTTTGATTATTATGGATGAAGAGCATGAGACCTCATATAAGCAGGAGGAAAATCCGAAATATCATGCCCGTGATGCTGCGATTCGCAGAGCGGAACAATGTGGAGCAGCCGTGATTTTAGGCTCCGCCACGCCTTCGTTAGAAAGCTATCATGCTTCCAGAGCGCAGAGCGATATTCATTTTTCACCAGTACTTCTAGAGATGCCTACTCGCGCACTTGGCAACGAGCTACCCAAGGTAAATGTAGTGGATATGCGGGAAGAGCTTAAAGAAGGAAACCGCTCGATGTTCAGTCGAAAGCTTCATGCTGCATTGGCTGAAAGACTGGAACGTGGAGAACAGACGGTGTTATTACTTAACCGTAGAGGTTTCTCGACGTTTGTCATGTGCCGGAGTTGTGGATATGTAGCAGGCTGCCCGGAGTGTGATATTTCATTAACGTACCATAGTCGTAGTGACAATTTGCGTTGTCATTATTGTGGCCATGCCGAACCAGCACCTAAGCTTTGTCCAGAGTGTGGAAGTGAGCATATCCGATTCTTCGGAACGGGAACGCAGCGGGTGGAAGAAGAGCTTGGTAAGTTGTTCCCTGGTATACGGGTGATTCGTATGGATGTGGATACAACGACCGAAAAGGGTTCACATGAGAAGCTGCTGAATCAATTCAGAGACAAAAAAGCGGATGTTTTGCTAGGCACTCAGATGGTAGCGAAAGGTTTGGATTTTCCTGACGTAACGCTTGTTGGTGTAATTACAGCAGATTCAGCGTTGAACTTGCCCGATTTTCGTGCAGCGGAGAAGACCTTCCAATTGCTTACGCAAGTTGCTGGACGAGCAGGTCGGCATCAGCTTCCGGGTGAGGTCGTTGTTCAGTCCTATACACCGGAGCATTATTCTATTATTCATGCCAGCGGGCATGACTATCTCTCTTTTGTAAGGGAAGAGCTGAAGCATCGCAGAGGGCTGCATTATCCACCTTATTGTAGACTGATACTCGTTACATTATCCCATGAGCAGTTGCCGCTATTACTCCGGATGGCAGAGAATTACGCTATGAATCTGCAGGGGAAAGCCAGAAATCTAAGATGGTATGGGAGTTTGGATAAGTTAACAACTGATGTACTCGATCTGTTAGGTCCTGTAGCTTCACCGATCCCTCGCTTGAAGGGTAGATATAGATTCCAATGTATGATAAAATGGCGCGGCGCCATCGATGTGATTGGGCTTGTTCGGCAAGTGGCTGAGGAGTTAGAGGATTCTGTAAGGGATACAGGACTCCAAATCAGCATTGATGTTGATCCGCAAATGTTGATGTAAATTGTTATCATGTTACAATGTAAAAAAAGAGCTAGATCAATAAACTCTAAATATAGAGATGTACAGAACGGGAAGGTGTTTGTAATGGCGATACGTATGATCGTTAAGGAACCGGATGAAGTGTTGCACAAAATAGCTAAAGAAGTAACTGTAGTTACACCTAATGTGAAAAAATTGCTTGATGATATGGCTGATACAATGTATGACGCTGAAGGCGTAGGCCTGGCAGCTCCGCAAGTTGGTATTTTGAAACGCCTAATTGTAGTGGATGCGGATGAAGAGCACGGGCTGATCAAAATGATTAATCCGGAAATCATCGGCACAGAAGGCGAGCAACTCGGACCTGAAGGATGTCTAAGCATTCCTGGACTGAATGGTGATGTGCGTCGTGCAGAGACAGTAACCGTACGTGGTCTTAACCGTGAGGGAAAAGAAATTACGATTACCGGCAGCGGTTTACTTGCGCGGGCTTTTCAACATGAGATCGACCATTTGAATGGAGTACTGTTTACGGATATCGCCGAAAAAGTATACGAGATGACAGCTGAACTGAGCGAGACTGAGGAGTGAGGATATGAAGATTGTATTCATGGGAACCCCAGCTTTTGCGGTGCCAAGCTTGCAAATGCTGATGGATGAAGGCTATGAAGTGGTAGCAGTCGTCACCCAACCAGATCGACCGCAAGGACGAAAAAAGATCTTGGCTCCTTCACCAGTTAAAGAAGCCGCATTATCTCTCGGTTTACCTGTGCTCCAGCCTGAACGGATGCGTAAACCTGAGGCTGTCGCAGAGCTAGCTGCTTATGAGCCTGATCTGATTGTTACCGCTGCATATGGTCAGATTTTGCCTAAAACGGTATTGGATTTGCCGCGTAATGGTTGTGTGAATGTTCATGGTTCACTGCTTCCGAAATACCGGGGTGGCGCACCGATTCAACGCAGTATCATTAACGGTGAGAAGGTTACCGGCGTTACCCTGATGTATATGGCTGAAGGGCTAGACACTGGAGATATGATCTCGCGCGTCGAAGTGGCGATTGAGGATGAAGATACTTCAGGCACGATGTTCGAGAAGCTTAGCCTTGCTGGACGAGATCTCTTGAAGTCTGAAATGCCGCGATTAGTAAACGGGCTTGTTCAAGCGACTCCGCAAGACGATAGTCAAGCAACCTTTGCCCCTAACCTAAATCGTGAGGATGAGCGTTTGGATTGGAACGCTGGCTCACGTGATAACTATAATCGAATTCGTGGATTAGTACCTTTTTCGGGCGCGTTTACGCTCTGGAATGGCGAGACCTTTAAAGTATGGGCTTCTAAAATTCCCGTTGAGCAAAAATCCACTGACAGCACGCCAGGAACGGTACTTTCGGTTACTGAACAAGGTGTTGAGGTTAAGACGGGTGACGGAAGTCTGCTGCTAACTACAGTTCAACCTGCTGGTAAGAAAGCGATGAGCGCTGCGGACTTTAGCCGTGGCGGTGTCATGAAACCAGGGACGGTGCTAGGTTGAGCGCGGGTGGTAACGGTGCAGACCGAACAACAGTAAATCATAATTCTGGTAACAGAAACGGTAAAGATCATAAAGCAATGAGTAGTAAAAAAGGCGGTACAGGAAATAAAGGCAAAGTTGCTATAGCCTCTGCCCGGGATATCGCACTCGACATACTGGTTAAGGTCGAACAGCAAGGCGCTTACAGCAACTTACTGCTGAACAGCAGTCTGCAGAAGTCTGCACTCAGTAGAGAAGATGCTGGACTAGTTACAGAGCTTGTATATGGTACCATCTCTCGGATGAATACCCTTGATTATGTGCTCGAGGAATTTGTTAGCAAAGGGATCGCTAAATTGCAGCCCTGGGTGCGTAATTTAATGCGTCTAAGCCTATATCAAATTATGTACTTGGATCGCATACCGTCTCATGCAGCTGTAAACGAGGCTGTTAATATAGCTAAGAAAAAGGGCCATCAAGGAATCTCGGGTATGGTTAATGGCGTGCTTCGTAGTGTGCTGCGCGCTGGAGATCTACCGGTTATACCTGATGGATTAAGTCCTGCGAAGCGGATATCGATTCAGTATTCTCATCCTTTATGGTTAGTGAAGCGCTGGATTACTGAGTATGGTGTTGACACTGCGGAAGCTATATGCGCTGCCAACAATGAGCCACCTGCTGTCAGTGTACGCGTGAATACAACGATGATTAGCCGAGAAGCGCTGCTGAGTCAGATGATAGAACAAGGTCTGCAAGCTTCTGCTTCTGAAGTTAGTCCCTTTGGTATTGTTGTAAAAGGCGGCGGTAACCTGGCTCTTTCTTCCTGGTATCGGGAAGGATATTTATCTGTTCAGGATGAAAGCTCCATGCTTGTAGCTGAAGCTGTTGCACCTGAGCCTGGAATGAGAGTGCTTGACTGCTGTGCCGCGCCCGGGGGCAAAACAGCGCATATGGGCGAGCTGATGAAAGATGAAGGATCTATTTTAGCTAATGATCTACATCCTCATAAAGCTAAACTTATCT contains the following coding sequences:
- the priA gene encoding primosomal protein N'; this translates as MDIAKVIVDVPVRSTDRPFDYSIPESLKLWIEVGSRVAVPFGHRTVQGFVVSLESGETVVNPGLKPIQEVLDLLPPLSPELVELADWMSKRYACRRISALQAMLPTALKGKAERLISLGEVEEETAFPDDELFPMFADSGDEERLITEFIGRNGEVSMKQLTRAFPEAAETVKFMLRRGVLVESQSIKDKMGKKKLKAVDLAIGITAAREALNKFPKKSARQKEVLSFLIEREATLPMALKEVLSALQVTASTVKGLEEKGFIEISEIEVYRDPYQGRDFKPTTPLPLTAEQEIVYTRISRTLEEQLHEVFLLHGVTGSGKTEIYLQCIKRCLDQGRQAVVLVPEIALTPQMVERFKGRFGSGVAVMHSRLSVGERYDEWRKIREGKATVAVGARSAVFAPFSNLGLIIMDEEHETSYKQEENPKYHARDAAIRRAEQCGAAVILGSATPSLESYHASRAQSDIHFSPVLLEMPTRALGNELPKVNVVDMREELKEGNRSMFSRKLHAALAERLERGEQTVLLLNRRGFSTFVMCRSCGYVAGCPECDISLTYHSRSDNLRCHYCGHAEPAPKLCPECGSEHIRFFGTGTQRVEEELGKLFPGIRVIRMDVDTTTEKGSHEKLLNQFRDKKADVLLGTQMVAKGLDFPDVTLVGVITADSALNLPDFRAAEKTFQLLTQVAGRAGRHQLPGEVVVQSYTPEHYSIIHASGHDYLSFVREELKHRRGLHYPPYCRLILVTLSHEQLPLLLRMAENYAMNLQGKARNLRWYGSLDKLTTDVLDLLGPVASPIPRLKGRYRFQCMIKWRGAIDVIGLVRQVAEELEDSVRDTGLQISIDVDPQMLM
- the def gene encoding peptide deformylase; amino-acid sequence: MAIRMIVKEPDEVLHKIAKEVTVVTPNVKKLLDDMADTMYDAEGVGLAAPQVGILKRLIVVDADEEHGLIKMINPEIIGTEGEQLGPEGCLSIPGLNGDVRRAETVTVRGLNREGKEITITGSGLLARAFQHEIDHLNGVLFTDIAEKVYEMTAELSETEE
- the fmt gene encoding methionyl-tRNA formyltransferase translates to MKIVFMGTPAFAVPSLQMLMDEGYEVVAVVTQPDRPQGRKKILAPSPVKEAALSLGLPVLQPERMRKPEAVAELAAYEPDLIVTAAYGQILPKTVLDLPRNGCVNVHGSLLPKYRGGAPIQRSIINGEKVTGVTLMYMAEGLDTGDMISRVEVAIEDEDTSGTMFEKLSLAGRDLLKSEMPRLVNGLVQATPQDDSQATFAPNLNREDERLDWNAGSRDNYNRIRGLVPFSGAFTLWNGETFKVWASKIPVEQKSTDSTPGTVLSVTEQGVEVKTGDGSLLLTTVQPAGKKAMSAADFSRGGVMKPGTVLG
- the rsmB gene encoding 16S rRNA (cytosine(967)-C(5))-methyltransferase RsmB, translated to MSSKKGGTGNKGKVAIASARDIALDILVKVEQQGAYSNLLLNSSLQKSALSREDAGLVTELVYGTISRMNTLDYVLEEFVSKGIAKLQPWVRNLMRLSLYQIMYLDRIPSHAAVNEAVNIAKKKGHQGISGMVNGVLRSVLRAGDLPVIPDGLSPAKRISIQYSHPLWLVKRWITEYGVDTAEAICAANNEPPAVSVRVNTTMISREALLSQMIEQGLQASASEVSPFGIVVKGGGNLALSSWYREGYLSVQDESSMLVAEAVAPEPGMRVLDCCAAPGGKTAHMGELMKDEGSILANDLHPHKAKLISDQAARLGLDSVVTGSADALELEHTLEHHSFDRILLDAPCSGLGVIRRKPDLKWRKQPEDVASVASLQGQLLQSVSKLLKPGGVLVYSTCTTEQTENSEVVAAFLKQNPDFTSITFDSPLWDRLEGTALAEGEGIQLLPHHYGSDGFYIAKLQRVL